The following coding sequences lie in one Candidatus Nezhaarchaeota archaeon genomic window:
- a CDS encoding iron-sulfur cluster assembly scaffold protein — translation MSSRAPLPYSSRVLELFRSPRNLGRIEDADAEARAGSLACGDMIAVYLKVDGASGRIVDAKFESYGCAANIAAASILTEMVKGMEAREAWKITWRDVSDKLGGLPSVKYHCGVLAVGALRRAIRAYYANRPRPDWLPEELTLEEKHALEEEKLMEVLAKRAQRLSE, via the coding sequence GTGTCTAGTAGAGCGCCCCTGCCGTACAGCAGCAGGGTACTAGAGCTATTTAGGAGCCCGAGGAACCTGGGTAGGATCGAGGACGCTGACGCTGAGGCGCGCGCCGGTAGCCTCGCTTGCGGGGACATGATAGCCGTCTACCTCAAGGTGGACGGGGCCAGCGGGAGGATAGTCGACGCTAAGTTCGAGAGCTACGGCTGCGCCGCTAACATAGCCGCCGCCAGCATTCTGACGGAGATGGTCAAGGGGATGGAGGCGCGGGAGGCCTGGAAGATCACGTGGAGAGACGTCTCCGACAAGCTAGGGGGGCTGCCCTCCGTCAAGTACCACTGCGGGGTGCTCGCTGTCGGGGCGCTGAGGAGGGCGATAAGGGCCTACTACGCTAATAGGCCTAGGCCGGACTGGCTCCCCGAGGAGCTGACCCTCGAGGAGAAGCACGCGCTAGAGGAAGAGAAGCTAATGGAGGTCCTCGCTAAGAGGGCCCAGCGCCTATCTGAGTAG